In a single window of the Nocardiopsis composta genome:
- a CDS encoding helix-turn-helix domain-containing protein, producing MTQLQLAQRSGTAHSSVNRWEKGGSLPKRDNAERLDAA from the coding sequence TTGACCCAACTTCAACTCGCACAGCGGAGCGGTACGGCCCATTCCAGCGTCAACCGCTGGGAGAAAGGCGGCTCGCTACCGAAGCGGGATAACGCGGAACGTCTCGACGCAGCCTAG
- a CDS encoding Scr1 family TA system antitoxin-like transcriptional regulator encodes MLTAWRRSATGTGLPEWARDLDAIERGARQLSIATPSLVPGYLQCEAYARAVFRTGHPLAPADELDRLVELRCGRLAELDDLQVTAVFPLSAVSGVPEPVRRMQVGHLLRWVDTGRVAVHIVPDGTALLVPTSPLMVFKLRSGELAVASDHADGNVVHEPEAHDRLMSWFTSALAASLPVTLSLEALGNLS; translated from the coding sequence CTGCTCACTGCGTGGCGCCGCTCGGCGACCGGGACCGGGTTACCCGAGTGGGCGCGCGACCTCGATGCCATCGAACGCGGCGCGCGACAACTGTCCATCGCCACGCCGTCTCTGGTTCCCGGCTACCTCCAGTGCGAGGCGTACGCGCGTGCCGTCTTCCGCACGGGGCATCCGCTCGCCCCAGCGGATGAGCTCGACCGGCTCGTTGAACTCCGCTGCGGCCGACTGGCAGAGCTTGACGACTTGCAGGTGACAGCCGTTTTCCCGCTGTCGGCTGTCTCTGGAGTGCCGGAGCCCGTCCGCCGTATGCAGGTGGGGCATCTTCTACGATGGGTCGATACCGGACGTGTTGCCGTCCACATCGTGCCCGACGGAACCGCACTGCTTGTTCCGACGTCTCCGCTCATGGTCTTCAAACTTCGATCCGGGGAACTGGCAGTCGCCAGTGATCACGCCGACGGTAACGTGGTGCACGAACCCGAGGCCCACGACCGGCTCATGTCGTGGTTCACGTCCGCTTTGGCGGCTTCGCTGCCGGTCACGCTCTCATTGGAAGCACTAGGGAACCTCTCATGA
- a CDS encoding DUF397 domain-containing protein, which yields MNTAWHKSSYSANGANCVEVRERVDGADVRDTQHRDAGHLSFSPREWRSFLQDLRSDRF from the coding sequence ATGAACACCGCCTGGCACAAGAGCAGTTACAGCGCCAACGGGGCGAACTGCGTGGAAGTCCGGGAGCGGGTGGACGGTGCCGACGTCCGAGACACTCAGCACAGGGACGCCGGCCACCTCTCGTTCTCCCCGCGCGAGTGGCGATCCTTCCTCCAGGACCTTCGGAGCGACCGCTTCTAG
- the tgmA gene encoding putative ATP-grasp-modified RiPP, with product MQFHNPFPLGPTAGSAELLDAPETPFGARFARHAPADPDQVAEAGRAYLDPDRQIAMVEVDGATVPMMKRSSGQTSTTTSSQDRQSGDDDTDVGSNG from the coding sequence ATGCAGTTCCACAACCCGTTCCCCCTCGGCCCGACGGCCGGATCGGCGGAGCTCCTCGACGCCCCCGAGACGCCGTTCGGCGCCCGGTTCGCACGCCACGCCCCGGCCGACCCCGACCAGGTCGCCGAGGCCGGCCGCGCCTACCTCGACCCGGATCGACAGATCGCCATGGTCGAGGTCGACGGCGCCACGGTGCCGATGATGAAGCGGTCGTCCGGCCAGACGTCGACGACCACGTCGAGCCAGGATCGCCAGAGCGGCGACGACGACACCGACGTCGGCAGCAACGGATAG